The Erigeron canadensis isolate Cc75 chromosome 4, C_canadensis_v1, whole genome shotgun sequence genome window below encodes:
- the LOC122596547 gene encoding protein ALP1-like, producing MEISSIPFLNQEEFSYFYSFFQDFDNNNNNNHLLIDNNMNTNNKRRKLEEENNPLQEILDTISFVGDEYSPTNINTTNNNNNLFDFEFQIPSSSFASEMTDFDRTRKTPPPKFDAVEDASSSHGGAGGQRRLWVKERSKGWWEYYNSDECPDDEFKKAFRMSKSTFNMICDELDSAVTKKDTMLRQAIPVRQRVAVCLYRLATGDPLRAVSGKFGLGISTCHKLVLEVCAAIKTVLMPKYLQWPNKERLGQIKSEYGSISGIPNVSGSMYTTHVSIIAPKVSPAAYYNKKHTERNQKPSYSTTVQGVVDPRGVFTDISIGHPGSLSDDKILERSALSQRFNKGYTKDTLVVGNSGYPLLDWLLVPYSHQNLTWSQHSYNEKLCDVQNIAKDAFMRLKGRWVCLQKRTEVKLQDLPVVLGACCVLHNICEMNNETMDDSLKFDLFDDEIPLENGGKSVKAAQLRDSIAHHLLHHSH from the coding sequence ATGGAAATAAGTTCAATTCCATTTCTAAACCAAGAAGAATTCTCATACTTCTACAGTTTCTTTCAAGATtttgacaacaacaacaacaacaaccacctCCTAATTGACAACAACATGAACACCAACAACAAACGTCGAAAACTCGAAGAGGAAAACAACCCGCTTCAAGAAATTCTTGATACCATTTCTTTTGTAGGCGATGAATACTCACCCACCAACATCaatactactaataataataataatctgttTGACTTTGAATTTCAAATACCATCTTCAAGTTTTGCATCCGAAATGACGGATTTTGATAGAACAAGGAAGACCCCGCCTCCGAAATTCGACGCGGTTGAGGATGCGAGCTCTAGTCATGGAGGGGCAGGGGGGCAAAGGAGGTTATGGGTCAAGGAAAGGTCCAAAGGATGGTGGGAGTATTACAATAGTGATGAATGCCCTGATGATGAGTTCAAAAAGGCTTTTCGAATGAGTAAATCCACTTTCAATATGATTTGTGACGAATTGGATTCGGCGGTTACTAAAAAGGACACGATGCTTCGTCAGGCCATCCCGGTTCGTCAGCGGGTCGCCGTTTGCTTGTACCGTTTAGCAACCGGCGACCCGCTGAGAGCCGTGTCAGGCAAATTCGGGCTAGGCATTTCCACTTGTCATAAGCTGGTTCTAGAAGTTTGCGCCGCCATTAAGACCGTCTTAATGCCTAAATACCTCCAATGGCCCAACAAGGAACGTCTCGGCCAAATCAAATCTGAATACGGGTCAATTTCGGGCATACCAAATGTATCTGGGTCAATGTACACTACACACGTCTCCATAATTGCCCCAAAAGTCAGCCCGGCTGCTTACTATAACAAGAAACACACTGAACGCAACCAGAAACCATCATATTCCACCACCGTCCAAGGTGTGGTCGACCCGCGAGGCGTTTTCACCGATATCAGCATCGGGCACCCCGGGTCGTTGTCTGACGACAAAATCTTGGAAAGATCGGCTCTTTCGCAAAGATTCAACAAGGGTTACACCAAAGATACATTGGTAGTGGGTAACTCGGGTTACCCACTACTCGACTGGCTTTTGGTGCCGTATTCGCACCAAAACCTTACATGGAGTCAGCATTCATATAATGAGAAACTCTGTGATGTGCAAAACATAGCAAAAGATGCTTTTATGAGGTTAAAAGGGAGATGGGTATGTTTACAGAAAAGGACAGAAGTCAAGCTTCAAGATTTGCCGGTTGTTTTGGGGGCATGTTGTGTTTTGCACAACATTTGTGAGATGAACAATGAGACAATGGATGACAGTTTAAAGTTTGATTTGTTTGATGATGAGATTCCATTAGAAAATGGTGGCAAATCAGTAAAGGCGGCCCAACTTAGAGATAGTATAGCACATCATTTGTTGCATCATAGTCATTGA
- the LOC122595202 gene encoding uncharacterized protein LOC122595202: protein MSVLLPSSSTLLPHSNKLNYVSISPSDVARKTNVMRKVSGNGDTLKYKVKVVMAKAKTSLEADFLRAQDNSAIDEETDFGIVNLHHVGILCENLERSLDFYQNLLGLKINEARPHDKLPYRGAWLWVGSEMIHLMELPNPDPYTGRPEHGGRDRHTCIAIRDVSKLKAILDKAGIPYTLSRSGRPAIFTRDPDTNALEFTQVD from the exons ATGTCTGTTCTCCTTCCTTCATCTTCAACTCTTCTCCCTCACAGCAACAAg TTAAACTATGTTAGCATAAGCCCCAGTGATGTAGCAAGGAAGACAAATGTTATGAGAAAAGTTTCTGGAAACGGAGACACTCTCAAGTATAAGGTTAAGGTAGTGATGGCAAAAGCTAAAACGTCGTTAGAGGCAGATTTCTTACGCGCGCAAGATAATTCGGCTATTGATGAAGAGACTG ATTTTGGAATTGTAAATCTTCACCATGTCGGGATATTGTGCGAAAACCTTGAGCGATCACTTGATTTTTACCAGAATCTTTTGG GTCTCAAGATAAATGAGGCAAGACCTCATGATAAGCTCCCTTACAGGGGTGCCTGGCTCTGGGTTGGTTCTGAGATGATTCACTTGATGGAACTTCCAAATCCTGACCCATACACAGGTCGGCCCGAGCATGGTGGCCGAGATCGTCACACCTGCATTGCCATTCGTGATGTGTCTAAGCTAAAAGCCATTCTCGACAAAGCTG GTATTCCTTACACCCTTAGTCGCTCTGGGAGACCAGCAATCTTTACAAGAGACCCAGATACAAATGCACTGGAATTCACACAGGTTGATTGA